In the Victivallis sp. Marseille-Q1083 genome, one interval contains:
- a CDS encoding AraC family transcriptional regulator yields MQPTFQFIVGNYTDVPAGDSTSWRMMPFALCTIPLAPAGGRTLLEVAGRPPLEFSPGGEAILIPEGVRHRISNLAGQPVVSLWLHFRLTVFHVFSVFEFFDLPLLYRGDRAERLREKLDTMVRLPKYLNFADSLTLQLSGLAFGAELLAGASCREVCNAKFEKLQRFRRVFETLAQLQPGQPAPSSAELAELVSLSRSRFLALFHELTGGSPTVYLERKRFRDACNLLLGSAEPLARIAEKLGYADAFHFSRKFKLQAGISPQKFRQQLNGSAYHPPR; encoded by the coding sequence ATGCAGCCGACGTTTCAATTTATCGTCGGCAACTACACGGATGTCCCGGCCGGCGATTCGACCAGTTGGCGGATGATGCCGTTTGCACTCTGCACCATCCCGCTTGCCCCGGCCGGCGGCCGGACTCTGCTGGAAGTGGCGGGACGTCCGCCGTTGGAGTTTTCACCGGGCGGGGAAGCCATTTTGATCCCGGAAGGAGTGCGCCATCGGATCAGCAACCTGGCCGGACAACCGGTGGTCAGTTTATGGCTCCATTTCCGCCTGACGGTTTTCCATGTTTTCAGCGTTTTTGAGTTCTTCGACCTGCCGCTGCTTTATCGAGGCGACCGCGCCGAACGGCTTCGGGAAAAATTGGACACGATGGTGCGCCTGCCCAAATATCTCAACTTCGCCGATTCGCTGACGCTGCAGTTGTCCGGCCTGGCATTCGGAGCGGAACTGCTGGCCGGAGCGTCCTGCCGGGAAGTCTGCAATGCCAAATTTGAAAAACTGCAACGCTTCCGGCGCGTTTTCGAAACGCTTGCCCAACTTCAGCCCGGTCAACCTGCCCCATCCAGCGCCGAACTGGCGGAACTGGTTTCCCTCTCCCGGTCACGCTTCCTGGCCCTCTTTCACGAATTGACCGGCGGTTCGCCTACCGTCTATCTGGAACGGAAACGGTTTCGGGATGCCTGCAATCTGCTGCTGGGGTCTGCTGAGCCGCTGGCCCGGATCGCCGAAAAACTCGGTTATGCCGACGCGTTCCATTTCAGCCGGAAATTTAAACTGCAGGCCGGCATCAGTCCTCAGAAGTTCCGGCAGCAATTGAACGGTTCCGCTTATCATCCCCCACGCTGA
- a CDS encoding flotillin family protein translates to MPWVIIIGILAALLFLMLLLSWVHWYRKCPSDRIMIIYGKTGGHQAAKCIHGGAKFVWPVIQDYGYISLRPLQIEVNLDNALCKQNIRINVPSVFTVGVSTQPDIMGNAAERLFGQSPEAIANLAKDIIFGQLRLVIASMMIEEINADRETFLRAVEANVAEELKKIGLELLNVNITDITDESGYIQAIGKRAAAEAINKAKIDVAEETRKGSIGEAEARKAERVAVAQAEAEATSGEADADRGRRIAVKQADSAATQGENIAAIEIAKSNAARSEQEAEAYRRAEAARQIAVQQIEKAKFIAEAEAQISRAQMETERQRAEVIVPAEINKQKIEIAAEAEAEKLRREARGQADAIYAKLEAEARGNFEILKAKGEGYHSIIDACNQNADAAAKMLLIEKLQDIVSLQTEAIKNIKIDKVTVWDSGKASADGKTSTANFLSGMMQSLPPLHEVASMAGIDLPNYLGSVQPPSTQAAENTES, encoded by the coding sequence ATGCCCTGGGTGATTATCATCGGAATATTGGCCGCGTTGCTGTTTTTGATGCTGCTGCTCTCATGGGTGCACTGGTACCGCAAATGTCCGTCCGACCGGATTATGATCATTTACGGAAAAACCGGCGGGCACCAGGCCGCCAAATGCATCCACGGCGGGGCCAAATTCGTTTGGCCGGTCATTCAAGACTACGGTTACATTTCGCTGCGGCCATTGCAGATTGAAGTCAATCTGGACAATGCCTTGTGCAAACAGAACATCCGCATCAACGTCCCGTCGGTGTTCACCGTCGGCGTCAGTACCCAGCCGGATATCATGGGCAACGCCGCCGAACGCCTGTTCGGACAAAGTCCCGAAGCGATCGCCAATCTGGCCAAAGATATCATCTTCGGACAGCTGCGCCTGGTGATCGCGTCGATGATGATCGAGGAGATCAATGCCGACCGGGAAACTTTCCTGCGCGCCGTCGAAGCCAACGTCGCCGAAGAATTGAAGAAGATCGGCCTGGAACTGCTGAACGTCAACATCACCGACATCACCGACGAGTCCGGTTACATTCAGGCGATCGGCAAACGGGCGGCGGCCGAAGCGATCAACAAGGCCAAGATCGACGTCGCCGAGGAGACCCGCAAGGGAAGCATCGGGGAAGCCGAAGCCCGCAAAGCCGAACGCGTCGCCGTCGCCCAGGCGGAAGCGGAAGCCACCTCCGGGGAAGCGGATGCCGATCGCGGCCGGCGTATCGCCGTCAAGCAGGCCGATTCGGCAGCGACGCAGGGGGAAAATATCGCCGCCATCGAAATCGCCAAATCCAACGCGGCCCGCAGTGAACAGGAAGCCGAAGCGTACCGGCGGGCGGAAGCGGCCCGGCAAATCGCCGTGCAGCAGATTGAAAAAGCCAAATTCATCGCCGAAGCCGAAGCGCAGATTTCCCGCGCTCAGATGGAAACCGAACGGCAGCGCGCCGAAGTGATCGTCCCGGCCGAAATCAACAAGCAGAAAATCGAAATTGCCGCCGAAGCCGAGGCGGAAAAATTGCGCCGGGAAGCCCGCGGCCAGGCCGACGCCATCTACGCCAAACTGGAAGCGGAAGCCCGCGGCAACTTTGAAATTCTCAAAGCCAAAGGCGAAGGCTACCATTCAATCATCGACGCCTGCAACCAGAATGCCGACGCGGCCGCCAAGATGCTGCTGATTGAAAAATTGCAGGATATCGTTTCGCTGCAGACCGAAGCGATCAAGAATATCAAGATCGACAAGGTCACGGTCTGGGATTCCGGCAAGGCTTCCGCCGACGGCAAGACTTCCACCGCCAATTTCCTGAGCGGCATGATGCAGAGTCTGCCGCCACTGCACGAAGTGGCCAGCATGGCCGGCATCGATTTGCCGAACTATCTGGGCAGCGTGCAGCCGCCGTCAACCCAAGCGGCGGAAAACACCGAAAGTTAA
- a CDS encoding IS110 family transposase, with product MRKCSTVSFEGQVIFVGIDVHKESWVVNLRHCHRELDKFSMNPSPEMLAKYLKMNYPGAEYRSVYEAGFSGFWAHRRLCELGIENIVINPADVPTSGKERDRKNDAVDSRKLARELENRTLEGIYIPPEDNLELRNLVRRETKLTGNITRVKNRIKGHLNFMGLKFGSWSGSSLKMMYADAAKRYDYALQSMLRELRFLREEKLHVIRDERRCLKRLKRDKVQKHLQSIPGVGFHTAVMLQAELWDLLRFEDKDSLSSYVGFAPRLVGSGEHEAVKSAGNRKKKQLHAILIQSAWRSVSYNLEIRARYGALLHKGASPQRAISIIGKKLLYALRAVWLQERDYMVSASE from the coding sequence ATGAGAAAATGTAGCACGGTATCGTTCGAAGGTCAAGTGATATTTGTCGGAATTGATGTGCACAAGGAAAGTTGGGTGGTGAATTTGCGGCATTGCCACCGTGAACTGGACAAGTTCAGCATGAATCCGAGCCCTGAGATGTTGGCGAAGTATCTGAAGATGAACTATCCGGGCGCCGAGTACCGGAGCGTTTACGAGGCAGGATTCAGCGGATTCTGGGCGCACCGGCGATTGTGTGAGCTCGGGATTGAGAATATCGTAATCAACCCGGCGGACGTGCCGACCAGCGGCAAGGAGCGCGACCGCAAGAACGATGCGGTGGACAGCCGAAAATTGGCGCGGGAACTGGAGAACCGGACATTGGAAGGGATCTATATTCCGCCTGAAGATAATTTGGAATTGAGAAACCTGGTCAGACGTGAAACGAAACTGACCGGCAATATAACCAGGGTCAAAAACCGGATCAAAGGACACCTGAATTTTATGGGGTTGAAGTTTGGAAGTTGGTCTGGAAGTTCTTTGAAAATGATGTATGCGGACGCGGCAAAGCGTTACGATTATGCCTTGCAGAGCATGTTGCGGGAACTGCGTTTTCTCAGAGAAGAGAAACTGCATGTGATCCGCGATGAACGGCGGTGTCTGAAGCGTTTGAAGCGCGACAAAGTACAGAAGCATCTACAGAGTATACCTGGCGTCGGGTTTCATACGGCGGTGATGCTGCAGGCCGAATTGTGGGACTTGCTGCGCTTTGAAGACAAGGATTCGCTGAGCTCGTATGTGGGATTCGCACCGAGGTTGGTCGGCAGCGGCGAACACGAGGCCGTCAAATCCGCCGGGAATCGCAAGAAAAAGCAACTGCATGCCATCCTGATCCAGTCGGCGTGGAGGTCGGTGTCGTACAATCTGGAGATTCGGGCCAGATATGGAGCCTTGCTTCATAAGGGGGCCAGTCCACAACGGGCTATTTCGATCATCGGCAAGAAATTGCTCTATGCGCTTCGGGCCGTGTGGCTCCAGGAACGTGATTACATGGTATCCGCAAGTGAATAA
- a CDS encoding glycosyltransferase, translating into MPPLFTVGVSVCNIAAYLPQAAHSLLHQTYRNFEAIVVIETSTDGSERICRELFAGDERFRLFERPRSGSVASGRNFALRHARGMYMVWLDGDDRLNEDALQTFAQLIEQYQMPDIVCGGTAFIEGSDDCQQQTKQHFELLPPDRIIDGSTALQTMLATGYLMVWLRIYRRQFLLDHELFQIDRRLHEDDEWTPRVMFYAKRVLSHYFIHYFYRRRPDPLMTKKDLRTLAHHIDNVISFLDFWRDHDIPECVRHPLVSFYADYLLRYWTDPKMENFSIAERFAEYRRLAADRERMTLFRTVVPFAGSSKRLALRFLPPVCTPRGNMRNCPEYC; encoded by the coding sequence GTGCCGCCACTGTTTACCGTGGGTGTGTCGGTATGCAATATCGCTGCTTATTTACCGCAAGCGGCCCATTCTCTATTGCATCAGACCTATCGAAATTTTGAAGCAATTGTAGTCATCGAAACCAGCACCGACGGCTCGGAAAGAATCTGCCGGGAGCTGTTTGCCGGCGATGAACGTTTCCGGCTGTTCGAACGTCCCCGTTCCGGTTCGGTTGCGTCCGGCAGGAATTTTGCGTTGCGCCATGCCCGGGGCATGTATATGGTCTGGCTGGACGGCGATGACAGGCTGAACGAGGATGCATTGCAAACCTTTGCTCAATTGATCGAGCAGTATCAGATGCCGGATATCGTCTGTGGCGGAACCGCGTTCATTGAAGGATCTGACGATTGTCAACAGCAGACCAAACAACATTTTGAACTGTTGCCGCCGGACCGCATCATCGACGGCTCAACGGCTTTGCAGACGATGTTGGCAACGGGATACCTGATGGTGTGGCTGCGCATTTACCGCCGTCAATTCCTGCTGGATCACGAGTTGTTCCAAATCGACCGCCGCCTGCATGAGGATGATGAATGGACCCCGCGCGTAATGTTTTATGCCAAGCGGGTCCTCTCCCATTATTTTATCCATTATTTTTATCGCCGCCGGCCCGATCCCCTTATGACGAAAAAAGATTTGCGCACTTTGGCCCATCATATCGACAACGTCATATCGTTCCTGGATTTCTGGCGGGATCACGACATTCCGGAATGCGTCCGCCACCCCCTGGTTTCGTTTTATGCCGATTACCTGTTGCGGTACTGGACAGACCCCAAAATGGAAAACTTCTCCATTGCCGAACGTTTCGCCGAATATCGCCGGCTGGCAGCCGATCGGGAACGAATGACATTATTCCGGACCGTTGTTCCCTTCGCCGGTTCCAGCAAGCGCCTGGCGCTGCGTTTTCTGCCGCCGGTTTGCACGCCCAGGGGAAATATGCGGAATTGTCCAGAATATTGCTGA
- a CDS encoding C-GCAxxG-C-C family protein: protein MLKEKAEQLFTETPKRGNCAQCVALAAGDETLAGELNGCGGGKAPEGLCGALYAAMLLAPAEKRQAIHDEFQRRAGAVCCRELKQARHYPCAACVALAAELFENQTQKK, encoded by the coding sequence ATGTTAAAAGAAAAAGCGGAACAATTGTTCACCGAGACACCCAAGCGCGGCAACTGCGCGCAGTGCGTAGCCCTGGCGGCCGGCGACGAAACCCTCGCCGGAGAATTGAACGGTTGCGGCGGCGGAAAAGCGCCGGAGGGGCTTTGCGGCGCGTTGTACGCCGCCATGCTGTTGGCGCCGGCGGAAAAACGCCAGGCAATCCATGACGAGTTTCAAAGGCGGGCCGGCGCAGTATGCTGCCGGGAATTGAAACAGGCACGGCATTATCCATGCGCAGCCTGTGTCGCGCTGGCGGCGGAACTGTTTGAGAATCAAACCCAAAAAAAGTAA
- a CDS encoding carbonic anhydrase, whose product MEEAIKKLLHGFRSFRENYFAGDSELFEQLKHGQRPKALVIACSDSRVDPALLTACDPGDIFVIRNIANLVPPYEPDSRHHGVSAAIEYAVNCLKVEHVIILGHSDCGGIHALMERTADRPAGEFLEAWLDLAEPAKQAVCRQLQTSSDTTRHRACEEASLVLMLENLLSFPWVREKVERGRLKLHAWYFHIATGRLFGFDRQSNEFHVLTEAEN is encoded by the coding sequence ATGGAAGAGGCGATTAAAAAGCTGCTGCACGGATTCCGGAGTTTTCGGGAGAATTATTTTGCCGGAGACTCCGAATTATTTGAACAACTCAAACACGGACAGCGGCCGAAAGCCCTGGTGATCGCCTGTTCCGATTCGCGGGTGGACCCGGCGCTGCTGACCGCCTGCGATCCCGGCGATATTTTCGTCATCCGCAACATTGCCAACCTGGTTCCGCCGTATGAACCGGACAGCCGGCATCACGGGGTCAGCGCCGCCATCGAATATGCGGTAAATTGTCTGAAGGTGGAACATGTCATCATTCTCGGCCATTCCGACTGCGGCGGCATTCATGCCCTGATGGAACGGACCGCCGACCGGCCGGCCGGGGAATTTCTGGAAGCCTGGCTCGATCTGGCCGAACCGGCCAAGCAGGCGGTCTGCCGGCAGTTGCAGACTTCCTCGGACACGACCCGGCACCGGGCTTGCGAAGAAGCGTCGCTGGTGCTGATGCTGGAAAATTTGCTCTCTTTTCCCTGGGTCAGGGAAAAAGTGGAACGCGGCCGGTTGAAGCTGCACGCCTGGTATTTCCATATCGCGACCGGCCGGCTTTTCGGCTTCGACCGCCAGAGCAATGAATTCCATGTGTTGACCGAGGCCGAGAATTGA
- a CDS encoding 2-hydroxyacid dehydrogenase, with translation MKFSNIKIAFFDTKPYDRRFFEQENESFGFDIHFFEPRLNPDSVSMAHDYPVVCAFVNDNLGAATLEQLAKQKTKLIAMRCAGFNNVDLAAAHRHDITVTRVPAYSPRAVAEYTLGVLLTLNRSLHRAYNRVRDNNFSINGFLGFDIFDKTIGVIGTGKIGLTFIQILQGLGVHILASDPYPNQAAAAELHYDYVSLDELYARSDVISLHCPLTPDNQHMINRRSIAKMKTGVYIINTSRGKLIDTAALIVGLKKHKIGGAALDVYEEEGDYFYEDLSASAIADDILARLLTFPNVLVTSHQAFFTREALTNIGRITLQNIADFLEGKLTIKL, from the coding sequence CCTTATGACCGGCGTTTCTTCGAACAGGAGAACGAGTCGTTCGGTTTCGATATCCATTTCTTCGAACCGCGCCTGAATCCGGATTCGGTCAGCATGGCGCACGATTATCCGGTCGTCTGCGCTTTCGTCAATGACAACCTGGGGGCGGCAACGCTGGAACAGCTTGCCAAACAAAAAACCAAATTGATCGCCATGCGCTGCGCCGGCTTCAACAACGTCGATCTGGCGGCAGCCCACCGGCACGATATCACCGTCACCCGGGTTCCGGCCTACTCGCCGCGGGCGGTGGCGGAATACACGCTCGGCGTGCTGCTGACGCTGAACCGTTCGCTGCATCGCGCTTACAACCGGGTGCGCGACAACAACTTCTCGATCAACGGCTTTCTCGGCTTCGATATCTTCGACAAAACCATCGGCGTCATCGGCACCGGTAAAATCGGCCTGACTTTCATTCAGATTCTGCAGGGGCTCGGGGTCCACATTCTGGCCAGCGACCCCTATCCGAACCAGGCCGCCGCTGCCGAACTGCATTACGATTACGTCAGCCTTGATGAACTTTACGCCAGAAGCGACGTCATCAGCCTGCATTGTCCGTTGACGCCGGACAATCAGCACATGATCAACCGGCGCAGCATCGCCAAGATGAAAACCGGCGTTTACATCATCAATACCAGCCGCGGCAAACTGATCGACACGGCGGCACTGATCGTCGGTCTGAAAAAGCACAAAATCGGCGGTGCCGCGTTGGACGTCTATGAGGAGGAAGGAGATTATTTTTACGAAGACCTTTCCGCCTCGGCCATCGCCGACGACATTCTGGCCAGACTGCTGACCTTCCCGAACGTGCTGGTCACTTCCCATCAGGCCTTTTTCACCCGGGAAGCGTTGACGAACATCGGACGAATCACGCTGCAGAATATCGCCGATTTCCTGGAAGGCAAATTGACGATCAAATTATGA